A region of Arabidopsis thaliana chromosome 5, partial sequence DNA encodes the following proteins:
- a CDS encoding Polynucleotidyl transferase, ribonuclease H-like superfamily protein (Polynucleotidyl transferase, ribonuclease H-like superfamily protein; FUNCTIONS IN: 3'-5' exonuclease activity, nucleic acid binding; INVOLVED IN: nucleobase, nucleoside, nucleotide and nucleic acid metabolic process; LOCATED IN: intracellular; EXPRESSED IN: shoot apex, sperm cell, egg cell, seed; EXPRESSED DURING: E expanded cotyledon stage; CONTAINS InterPro DOMAIN/s: Polynucleotidyl transferase, ribonuclease H fold (InterPro:IPR012337), 3'-5' exonuclease (InterPro:IPR002562); BEST Arabidopsis thaliana protein match is: Polynucleotidyl transferase, ribonuclease H-like superfamily protein (TAIR:AT3G62320.1); Has 1807 Blast hits to 1807 proteins in 277 species: Archae - 0; Bacteria - 0; Metazoa - 736; Fungi - 347; Plants - 385; Viruses - 0; Other Eukaryotes - 339 (source: NCBI BLink).) translates to MSSSIVKIGIDSIKTTVTEKERDINRLVKTFLSNKNNRKKIIGLDTERVQKGRKLNKTVLLQLCDGDNCLIVQLPDEDEDEGEGEDDNLPLPLFNFLNLPEFTFVGIGINKTMMRLESEFGLTCKNVVEIGPATWNLTNMTTDVKFRISAIVSTERPSNAVLEDWEKFVLNKNQIKLAASNAYFAFGIGNILLDVQILS, encoded by the coding sequence ATGTCTTCTTCCATTGTTAAAATCGGAATAGATAGCATCAAAACAACGGTAACTGAAAAAGAGCGAGATATCAACCGTCTTGTGAAGACATTCTTgtccaacaaaaacaacaggAAGAAGATCATTGGTCTTGATACCGAACGGGTGCAAAAGGGAAGAAAGCTAAATAAGACCGTCTTGTTGCAGCTCTGCGATGGTGACAATTGTCTAATAGTACAACTTCccgatgaagatgaagatgaaggtGAAGGTGAAGATGATAATCTGCCACTCCCCCTCTTCAATTTTCTCAATCTACCCGAGTTCACATTTGTGGGCATTGGCATAAACAAGACTATGATGAGGCTTGAGAGTGAGTTTGGTTTGACCTGCAAGAATGTTGTTGAGATTGGACCCGCCACATGGAATCTGACCAATATGACGACCGATGTGAAATTTAGGATCAGTGCTATTGTTTCGACTGAGAGACCATCAAATGCCGTACTTGAGGACTGGGAGAAATTTGTTCTCAATAAGAACCAGATCAAGCTTGCAGCCTCCAATGCATACTTTGCTTTTGGCATTGGGAACATTTTGTTGGATGTTCAGATTTTAAGTTAA